Proteins from a single region of Amblyomma americanum isolate KBUSLIRL-KWMA chromosome 10, ASM5285725v1, whole genome shotgun sequence:
- the eIF3i gene encoding eukaryotic translation initiation factor 3 subunit i, with product MRPLMLHGHERAITQIKYNREGDLLFSCAKDHSPNVYYSLNGERLGNFIGHAGAVWCIDVNWDSTRVISGAGDNTCRVWDLERGVNINTINTATAVRTCMYSFSGRMFMYSTDKAMGRFCEIHIVDTADRRQMEGQDSAMVIPVNQSKVTSALWWHYDDGILSAHEDGTLATWDVKSGMQLNQIKGHNLTINDLQYSKDQSFFITASKDTTSKLFDADTLEHLKTYKTERPVNSAAISPIREHVVLGGGQEAMDVTTSSVKAGKFDARFFHLIFEEEFGKVKDHFGPINSVAFHPDGKSYSSGGEDGYVRVHYFDPSYFDFQVEV from the exons ATG AGGCCCCTTATGCTGCACGGCCACGAGAGGGCCATCACGCAGATCAAGTACAACCGCGAGGGCGACCTGCTCTTCTCGTGCGCCAAGGACCACTCGCCGAACGTGTACTACTCTCTAAATGGCGAACGCTTGGGCAACTTCATCGGACACGCCGGTGCCGTCTGGTGCATCGACGTCAACT GGGACTCGACAAGGGTCATCTCCGGTGCTGGTGACAATACCTGCCGTGTCTGGGACTTGGAACGAG GGGTGAACATAAACACAATCAACACGGCGACTGCGGTGAGGACGTGCATGTACTCGTTCAGCGGCCGCATGTTCATGTACAGCACAGACAAGGCCATGGGGCGCTTTTGCGAGATACACATTGTCGACACGGCTGACCGGCGACAGATGG AGGGGCAGGACTCGGCAATGGTGATCCCTGTGAACCAGAGCAAAGTTACAAGCGCCCTTTGGTGGCACTACGATGATGGCATCCTGTCGGCGCACGAGGACGGCACCCTGGCCACGTGGGATGTCAAGTCGGGCATGCAGCTCAACCAGATCAAGGGCCATAACCTGACCATCAACGATCTGCAGTACTCCAAGGACCAGAGCTTCTTCATTACTGCATCCAAGGACACCACCTCCAAG CTGTTTGATGCAGACACCCTGGAGCACCTCAAGACATACAAGACTGAGCGACCAGTCAACTCTGCTGCCATCTCCCCCATCAGGGAGCAT GTGGTGCTGGGTGGTGGTCAGGAGGCCATGGATGTGACAACATCGTCGGTGAAGGCTGGCAAGTTTGATGCCCGTTTCTTCCACCTCATCTTTGAGGAAGAGTTTGGCAAGGTCAAGGACCACTTCGGTCCTATCAACAGTGTTGCATTCCACCCTGATGGCAAGAG CTACAGCAGTGGTGGTGAAGATGGTTACGTCCGAGTGCACTACTTCGATCCGTCTTACTTTGATTTCCAGGTGGAGGTGTaa